The Corylus avellana chromosome ca8, CavTom2PMs-1.0 genome has a segment encoding these proteins:
- the LOC132189891 gene encoding protein CURLY FLAG LEAF 1-like: protein MVSLQPTLSPSRRKAISSDQYENLSKKRKLQEGFAAQTQQIFEKRSKGGESTKFSTLVDIELHLDTPLPLEWQRCLDIQSGQIHFYNTRTHKRTSRDPRRRSSDDDDDGGDDVGDDDDDDDMSLELQLNLPCESLRKSWKPAASSHEPLMIMESRRQDDDQKKKMGAGDDYNQEMIATVCTRCHMLVMLCKSSPACPSCKFMHPPYSRQALPSCAATK, encoded by the exons ATGGTTTCCTTGCAACCAACCCTTTCTCCAAGCCGTAGAAAGGCAATCTCATCTGATCAGTATGAGAATTTATCGAAGAAGAGGAAGTTACAAGAGGGGTTTGCAGcacaaacccaacaaattttcGAGAAGCGATCGAAAGGAGGGGAATCCACAAAATTCTCCACGCTTGTTGATATCGAGCTACACCTTGACACCCCTTTGCCTTTGGAGTGGCAACGATGCCTTGATATCCAG TCGGGTCAGATACACTTTTACAATACGAGGACCCATAAGAGAACATCAAGGGATCCAAGGAGGAGGAgctctgatgatgatgatgatggtggtgatgatgttggtgatgatgatgatgatgatgatatgagCTTAGAGCTGCAACTGAACCTACCATGCGAGTCACTCAGAAAGAGCTGGAAGCCTGCTGCTTCAAGTCATGAGCCGTTGATGATCATGGAATCCAGGAGACAAGATGATGATCAGAAGAAAAAGATGGGAGCAGGGGATGATTATAACCAAGAGATGATAGCGACTGTTTGCACGCGCTGTCACATGTTGGTAATGCTGTGCAAATCCTCCCCTGCATGCCCCAGCTGCAAATTCATGCACCCACCCTATTCAAGACAAGCTCTACCCTCTTGTGCTGCTACAAAATAA